TTTTCACATCCACACTTTAAACACCTTTCAGCCTCTTTCTTTGCATCTTTTTCATCCATCGTCCCTTCTATCTCTATGAAGTTTTCTTTTCTTGCACTAACCGATACAACCTTTGTTTTATACCTTATTTGCTCCTCTGCAATAATATCCTCTGAGCTTATCCCCTCTCTTACACAATTATACATTCTTCCTTCTGCCTTCTGCCCTCTGCCTTCTGTATTAAGATAATTCATAATTGCAATGGCTCCCTTTTTTCCATCCGCTATTGCCTCAACAACCGTAGCTGGCCCAGAGACACAATCGCCTCCTTTAAAAATTTTCTCATCGCTTAATAAAAACCCCTCATCACTCCTTTGGCCAATGGCTGCAATAATTGTATTTGCTTTAATCTTAAATTCTGAAGCCTTAATTGGAATTGGCTTTCTTCTTCCCGATGAATCTGGTTCGCCAAGCTCCATTTTTATACATTCAATTCCATCCTCAAAAACCCTATTGGGAGCAACCAGAAATTCTATCTTTATCCCCTCTTCTTCTGCCTCGCTTATCTCTTTCTTTGAGGCAGGCATCTCATCCCTTCCCCTCCTGTAGAGAATAAAAACCCTGTCTGCACCAAGCCTTAAACTTGTCCTTGCACAATCAATGGCTGTATTTCCACCGCCAATTATACAAACATTTTTTCCTAGATTTGGCTTTTTCCCTTCTGCTACATCCTTTAATAGCTTAATCCCAGAAATGACTAGAGAAAGCTCCTCTCCAGCAATTCCTAGCTTTATATCTTTTTGGCAGCCAATTGCAATGAATATTGCATCAAAATCCAGGCTTGAAATTTCATCCTTTCCAATACAGGTATTTGTCTTTATCTCTACACCAATCTTAATTATTCTATCTATTTCAGCATCAAGGATTTCCTTAGGAAGCCTGTATTCTGGAATCCCATACCTCATCATCCCACCCAATTTATCATTTTTCTCAAATATGGTTATAGAATACCCCTCTTTCGCCAGATAGTAGGCACAAGAAAGCCCGGCGGGTCCTCCTCCCACAATCGCCACCCTCTTTCCATTTGACTCTCTGACTCTCTGACTCTCTGACTCCTGACTTTTTAATGCCCAATCCCCAACAAACCTCTTAAGCTCTCTTATTACTAAAGAACCCTCTTTCAAATTTCTTCTACAATTCTCCTCACAAAATGCTGGACAAACCCTTCCAACACTTGCTGGAAATGGCAAATTTTCCATAATAAGATTGTAAGAGGCCTCATAATCTCCCTCCTTAATAAGCCTTATGAATCCCTCAATATCAATATTTGCCGGGCATTTCATCCTACAAGGGCTTAAACAATCCCCCCAATGGGCTGAAAGAAGGAGCTCAAGGCACAATTTTCTTGCCTCTTTTACCTTTGGCGTGTCTGTAAAAACCTTCATTCCCTCAGATACCCTTGTTCCACAGGATGGAACAAGCCTTGGGATATTTTCTATTTCAACAATGCAGAGAAGGCATCCTCCATAAGGCTCAAAGCCTTCCAGAAAGCAAAGGGTTGGAATTTCAATTCCATTATTTTTTGCAATCTCAAGAATGGTCTTACCTTCTTCTGCCTCTAATACCTTATTGTCTATGGTTATTTTCATAGTTATAATTTAGCCTTTAGTCTTAGTCATTGGCTTTTAAAAAATTTGTATGTGTTTAGCGTTGTTCAGCCATCCTATTTTCAGGGATTCTTCTTATAGGGTTGCACAGTTTTCAATTTAGGGATGGCTGCGTAATGTCTCTGGTTGAAAGTGTATAGAGGTAAATTCAAAGCCACAGCCATTTGACCAATTAAGGCATCAAGGATTCCAAGCCGGTGGCTAAGATGATAACGGACAAGCGCAAACAACGCCTCATCACATATCTTTGATGAAGGCCAAACTACGCTATAAGTTCTCAATTCCTTTTCTACCTTCTCTTGCTCAGTCTTGTTTCTACAGCCTTGAATCAGCTCCATGACCACAAATCCAGGTAAAATGATTTCCTCTTCACCGAGGGAATCCAGCCAAGCCACAGCAGGTGGGTATTCACGCAAAAGGTCTATCATTACATCAGTATCTACAAGAATCATACTTACCCTCGCCGCCTTTGTGCTTGTTCACGGAGTTGACGAGCATAAGCTGAACTATCCTCAATATCCTTACGATCCTTCCAGAGTCCAATTAGTTCAGAATGAAGTATCTGAGAGGCTGTCAAATAAGGATGCCTAGGTATAGCCGAGGATTCAACCAGCAAAATCATCTCCACATATTCTCCCTTCTTACAAGGCAACCCCCTTACAAAGATTTCTCCATCCCTCTCAATAACTTTGTTAAGACGAATCGCCTCCATATCTTTTACCTCCATATTCGCTACAATTTCGTATTATACGCTATCGGCAAAAAGTCAAGCTAGACAAAATGAAGCTTTATTTTTTTAATTATACATTATGAAATCAAAGATGTAAAGGAGAAGGAATTTTTGTTGCTTTCTATTCTACAATTATTGCATTAAACTTGCAGGCATCATAGCATATCCCGCATTTTAGACATTTTTCTTGCTCTATTTTATGGGCTTTCTTTTTCTCACCAAAGATTGCATTATTTGGGCATTTTTTAGCACATAAGCCACAGCCTGTGCAAAGGTTAGAATCTATTGAGTATTTTAAAAGGGCTTTACAGGATTTGGCAGGGCATTTCTTATCCTTTATATGTGCCTCATACTCATCCCTAAAGTATTTCAGGGTTGTAAGAACAGGGTTTGGTGCGGTTTGACCAAGGCCGCATAAACTTGCTGATTTTATGGTTTGGCCAAGCTCTTCTAAAAGCTTAATATCTTCCTCTTTTCCCTTGCCATTGGTAATACGCGTAAGAATTTCAAGCATCCTCCTTGTTCCTATTCTGCATAAGGTGCATTTTCCACAGGATTCATCTTGGACAAAATTAAGGAAAAACCTTGCCACATCAACCATACAGGTTTCCTCATCCATTATAACCATTCCACCTGAACCCATAATTGCCCCTGTTTTTGTAATGGAATCATAGTCAACCGGTGTATCCAAAAGAGACTCTGGAATACATCCACCTGAGGGACCACCAATCTGGATTGCCTTAAATTTTTTATCTTCTTTTATTCCGCAACCAAGCTTAAAGATTATATCCTTAAGGCTTATTCCCATAGGAACCTCAACAAGCCCAGGGTTCTTTACCTTTCCAGCAAGGCAGAATACCTTTGTCCCTTTGGATTTTTCTGTTCCTAAGGAGGCAAATTTTTCCTCTCCTTCCAAAATTATCCAGGGGATATTTGCCCAGGTTTCAACATTGTTTATGTTGGTTGGTCGGTTAAATAAGCCTGATTGGGCAGGAAATGGGGGACGAAGCCTTGGCATTCCCCTTTTTCCCTCACAAGATGCAATTAAAGCTGTTTCCTCTCCACAGACAAATGCACCTGCCCCTTCTTTTATC
This sequence is a window from bacterium. Protein-coding genes within it:
- a CDS encoding FAD-dependent oxidoreductase, with translation MKITIDNKVLEAEEGKTILEIAKNNGIEIPTLCFLEGFEPYGGCLLCIVEIENIPRLVPSCGTRVSEGMKVFTDTPKVKEARKLCLELLLSAHWGDCLSPCRMKCPANIDIEGFIRLIKEGDYEASYNLIMENLPFPASVGRVCPAFCEENCRRNLKEGSLVIRELKRFVGDWALKSQESESQRVRESNGKRVAIVGGGPAGLSCAYYLAKEGYSITIFEKNDKLGGMMRYGIPEYRLPKEILDAEIDRIIKIGVEIKTNTCIGKDEISSLDFDAIFIAIGCQKDIKLGIAGEELSLVISGIKLLKDVAEGKKPNLGKNVCIIGGGNTAIDCARTSLRLGADRVFILYRRGRDEMPASKKEISEAEEEGIKIEFLVAPNRVFEDGIECIKMELGEPDSSGRRKPIPIKASEFKIKANTIIAAIGQRSDEGFLLSDEKIFKGGDCVSGPATVVEAIADGKKGAIAIMNYLNTEGRGQKAEGRMYNCVREGISSEDIIAEEQIRYKTKVVSVSARKENFIEIEGTMDEKDAKKEAERCLKCGCEKLDDCLLRKYASMYDVNPERVSGFIEKKVVDTSSPVIKYDPNKCILCSRCIRVCLEIKKLGILGFVGRGYGTQIQGGFGESLLNAGCDGCLECVQTCPTGAFVKRY
- a CDS encoding type II toxin-antitoxin system VapC family toxin, whose amino-acid sequence is MILVDTDVMIDLLREYPPAVAWLDSLGEEEIILPGFVVMELIQGCRNKTEQEKVEKELRTYSVVWPSSKICDEALFALVRYHLSHRLGILDALIGQMAVALNLPLYTFNQRHYAAIPKLKTVQPYKKNP
- a CDS encoding NADH-quinone oxidoreductase subunit NuoF; the protein is MKAIIGMGSCGIAAGAEEIFEIFKKFHPSKTGCIGLCYFEPLVDIIEDNKKTTYRNVTGELARKIINKERIEEYIIEPDKLISSQKRIVTRNCGRINPEEIEDYLKVGGYSALKKAKEKSPDEIIEIVTKSGLRGRGGAGFPTGLKWKFTRQNPPPRFVICNADEGDPGAFMDRAVLESDPHSVLEGMAIGGYAIGAELGYIYVRMEYPLAIKRLEIAISQALEKGLLDGFKIKIKEGAGAFVCGEETALIASCEGKRGMPRLRPPFPAQSGLFNRPTNINNVETWANIPWIILEGEEKFASLGTEKSKGTKVFCLAGKVKNPGLVEVPMGISLKDIIFKLGCGIKEDKKFKAIQIGGPSGGCIPESLLDTPVDYDSITKTGAIMGSGGMVIMDEETCMVDVARFFLNFVQDESCGKCTLCRIGTRRMLEILTRITNGKGKEEDIKLLEELGQTIKSASLCGLGQTAPNPVLTTLKYFRDEYEAHIKDKKCPAKSCKALLKYSIDSNLCTGCGLCAKKCPNNAIFGEKKKAHKIEQEKCLKCGICYDACKFNAIIVE